The proteins below are encoded in one region of Amycolatopsis acidiphila:
- a CDS encoding thiopeptide-type bacteriocin biosynthesis protein → MPADHLTPCPGLEHAIATVLAGTPVDQAASTAGMDALALSDAIEIYRDAGQRALDQHTDPSWWQVYLRFTDWDNAEHTATAHLAPLLTLAADDDMTSGWWFIRKHPCWRLRLHVGPQHRHALIQTLSGAFDDLTARGHLHSWWTGIYEPETAAFGDHPGIDIAHDLFCADSHAILTVAHRDIGLGRRELSLLLCSTLMRAAHIEWYEQGDIWHHVSQQRPLPADITSGNVAAMAAAIRQPLLADITDRGSLLGPGGPLASIAPWTRAFRDAGHALGAAASEGRLRRGLREVISYAIIFHWNRLGFTARTQAILAHAARTAILDAHTVKTADTDAPASSVTG, encoded by the coding sequence ATGCCTGCTGATCACCTGACCCCGTGCCCTGGCCTCGAGCACGCCATCGCCACCGTCCTCGCCGGCACGCCAGTGGACCAGGCCGCCTCGACAGCCGGGATGGACGCGCTCGCACTGTCCGACGCGATCGAGATCTACCGGGACGCGGGCCAGCGCGCGCTCGACCAGCACACCGACCCCAGCTGGTGGCAGGTCTACCTCCGCTTCACCGACTGGGACAACGCCGAACACACCGCCACCGCGCACCTCGCCCCGCTGCTCACCCTCGCTGCCGATGACGACATGACCAGCGGGTGGTGGTTCATCCGCAAACACCCCTGCTGGCGACTGCGGCTCCACGTCGGCCCACAACACCGCCACGCCCTGATACAGACGCTCTCCGGCGCCTTCGACGACCTCACCGCCCGCGGTCACCTCCACTCGTGGTGGACCGGGATCTACGAACCGGAAACCGCCGCCTTCGGCGACCACCCCGGTATCGACATCGCCCACGACCTGTTCTGCGCCGACAGCCACGCCATCCTCACCGTGGCGCACCGCGACATCGGCCTCGGCCGCCGCGAGCTGTCCCTGCTGCTGTGCAGCACGCTCATGCGCGCCGCCCACATCGAGTGGTACGAGCAAGGCGACATCTGGCACCACGTCTCCCAGCAACGCCCGCTGCCCGCCGACATCACCTCCGGCAACGTCGCCGCCATGGCCGCGGCGATCCGCCAACCCCTGCTCGCCGACATCACCGACAGGGGGTCACTGCTCGGCCCGGGCGGGCCGCTGGCATCCATCGCCCCCTGGACACGAGCATTCCGCGACGCCGGCCACGCGCTCGGTGCCGCAGCGAGCGAGGGTCGCCTTCGCAGGGGCCTCCGCGAGGTCATCAGCTACGCGATCATTTTCCACTGGAACCGCCTCGGCTTCACCGCGCGAACGCAAGCCATCCTCGCCCACGCGGCGCGCACCGCGATCCTGGACGCCCACACCGTCAAGACCGCCGACACCGACGCACCGGCATCGTCGGTGACCGGCTAG
- a CDS encoding lanthionine synthetase C family protein has translation MTTTREPQTLSDQLAARLAVPVTDPDDHSGREQSLAEGAAGIALLHIERALAGAGSWATAHPWVTAATSRGVSIAADTNLYLGAPAISFLLHAAQADGRHRYQDAVATLEARVRTLAQHRVETAAARASRGEAPNFSEYDLFTGLTGIGRLLLQHNPGADVLEQVLNHLVRLTEPRPDQLPGWWVGHDPDTTIATPGGHANLGLAHGICGVLAFLGTALRRGVTVEGHAEAIARICAHLDTWRHDDDSGPWWPEWLTHDEIRTGRAHQRGPLRPSWCYGTPGIARAQQIAAIAAGDTARQRLAEDALAVCLADSGQLAHVTDTSLCHGWAGLYQTAWRAAQDALSADISQHLPRLAASLSHATSNTSEQAAGFLTGTAGLALAAHTATHDTPPISGWDACLLIT, from the coding sequence ATGACCACCACGCGGGAACCACAAACGCTCTCCGACCAACTGGCCGCGCGCCTGGCGGTCCCGGTCACCGACCCAGACGACCACAGCGGCCGGGAGCAATCGCTGGCCGAAGGCGCGGCCGGGATCGCCCTGCTGCACATCGAACGCGCCCTCGCCGGAGCCGGATCCTGGGCCACCGCCCACCCGTGGGTCACTGCGGCGACCTCCCGCGGCGTCAGCATCGCCGCCGACACCAACCTCTACCTCGGCGCACCGGCAATCTCCTTCCTCCTGCACGCGGCGCAGGCCGACGGGCGGCACCGCTACCAGGACGCTGTCGCCACCCTGGAAGCTCGCGTCCGCACGCTGGCCCAGCACCGCGTTGAGACCGCTGCGGCCCGCGCCAGCCGTGGCGAGGCCCCGAATTTCAGCGAGTACGACCTGTTCACCGGCCTGACCGGGATCGGGCGGCTCCTGCTCCAGCACAACCCCGGCGCCGACGTACTCGAACAGGTCCTGAACCACCTCGTGCGCCTGACCGAACCCCGGCCTGACCAGCTGCCCGGATGGTGGGTTGGGCACGACCCGGACACCACGATCGCGACACCCGGCGGCCACGCGAACCTCGGCCTCGCGCACGGCATCTGCGGCGTGCTGGCCTTCCTCGGCACCGCGCTGCGCCGCGGTGTCACCGTCGAGGGCCACGCCGAGGCCATCGCCCGGATCTGCGCGCACCTGGACACCTGGCGCCACGACGACGATTCCGGCCCGTGGTGGCCGGAATGGCTCACCCACGACGAAATCCGCACCGGCCGAGCCCACCAGCGCGGCCCACTGCGGCCGAGCTGGTGCTACGGCACCCCCGGAATCGCGCGCGCCCAGCAGATCGCCGCCATCGCTGCCGGCGACACCGCCCGGCAACGCCTGGCCGAAGACGCCCTCGCCGTCTGCCTGGCCGACTCCGGCCAACTCGCCCACGTCACCGACACCAGCCTCTGCCACGGCTGGGCCGGGCTCTACCAGACCGCCTGGCGCGCGGCCCAAGACGCGCTCAGCGCCGACATCAGCCAGCACCTGCCGCGTTTGGCCGCATCGTTGAGCCACGCCACCTCGAACACATCTGAACAGGCCGCCGGGTTCCTCACCGGCACGGCAGGACTCGCGCTCGCCGCGCACACCGCGACTCACGACACACCACCGATCTCGGGATGGGACGCATGCCTGCTGATCACCTGA
- a CDS encoding lantibiotic dehydratase yields the protein MAAKRTHFQHVDLVLARVSTDPGGLDVPEAVSAGTGDASGTGRAWLVRLWHRAEVRAALRIASPVLAEQIDQLVSGRDGDPRQVRRVLSATSSYLLRWRRRATPFGLFAGVAAASTDAPASARLDPECRVSARADARWLGEIITGLQQRHDLLPRLTVVANNAAFRRGTRVVIPARPDETQPQRGAALDTSLRYTRAVENALRGAASPVRMAELAERIGSDFPATDPETIGRLLAQLVESGALITTLRPPLTATDPLSHLLAELDAAGIDDLPDLVKMTAELTAIRDELASARAWAPMAEHAIALEQTEDRMRALHPTPGRVQAVDVAVAGELTVPEAVLREAEIAATTLLRLTPFPFGDPAWKDWHARFLDRYGAGAVVGVREVIADSGLGFPAGFLGAARPRAAHLVTERDVTLLRLIQRASTEGRAEIAVTESVLEDLRVGDHAKLIAPARAELAFQLHATSSEALERGHFQLWVTGAPMHATSMAGRFTRLLSEQDRERLAASYAPDCADVACAQLSFPPRREGNENIVRVPRFLPYLIPLGEHHATERTVIELDDLAVTADADEIALVRISTGRRVQPHIPHALQNTIQTPPLARFLAEVASARRAVYGPFGYGVADDLPFVPRIRHGRAVLSPARWHLTPTDVPPAAGTGSWDEALHTWRARWRVPSAVVLVEGELRLPLDLDDHADRALLRSRLERNRTGHLELREAGPHEPGGWAGRPCELVVPLRAAPPAKTPGHDETRAARPHVAVRRSDTAMPGRAGIIRAHLHAHPTRFDEILTDYLPGLITGVNTEHGAAPWWFWRHHDPARADCDQHLVLCLRTRPDTHEAVAAQLTDWAGTLSEAGLLAELTYASATPSPAALGHTPETRDALDEVFTADSVAAVEQLRCAKRTETPGQALAAASMTEIVASLATSPQLGLRDLVDLLPHEPGKLDRALADAALALVDHHGQLRPLPGGDAVTEAWQQRHHALASYRERAAHDESVEERLVLRTLLHSHHLRAVSVDPGTEKVTARLARATAQRRLALLRQDRA from the coding sequence ATGGCCGCGAAACGGACCCATTTCCAGCACGTCGATCTGGTGCTGGCCCGGGTCAGCACGGACCCAGGCGGGCTGGACGTGCCCGAGGCCGTGTCCGCCGGAACCGGGGACGCCTCCGGGACTGGCCGGGCGTGGCTGGTGCGGTTATGGCACCGCGCCGAGGTCCGTGCCGCGCTGCGAATCGCGAGCCCCGTGCTGGCCGAGCAGATTGACCAGCTCGTCTCCGGCCGCGACGGCGACCCGCGCCAGGTTCGGCGTGTGCTGTCGGCCACCTCGTCCTACCTGCTGCGGTGGAGGCGGCGCGCGACCCCGTTCGGCTTGTTCGCCGGAGTCGCCGCCGCCTCCACCGACGCCCCGGCGTCCGCTCGCCTCGACCCCGAATGCCGGGTGTCGGCGCGGGCGGACGCCCGATGGCTCGGCGAGATCATCACGGGCCTGCAGCAACGTCACGACCTGCTGCCGCGCTTGACAGTGGTCGCCAACAACGCCGCGTTCCGGCGCGGCACCCGGGTCGTGATTCCCGCCCGCCCGGACGAAACCCAGCCCCAGCGCGGCGCGGCACTCGACACCTCCCTCCGTTACACCCGCGCGGTCGAGAACGCCTTGCGAGGCGCGGCGTCCCCGGTGCGGATGGCGGAGCTGGCTGAGCGGATCGGCTCCGACTTCCCCGCCACCGACCCCGAGACCATCGGCCGACTGCTCGCGCAACTGGTCGAGAGCGGCGCGCTGATCACCACACTGCGACCACCGTTGACAGCGACGGACCCGTTGTCGCACCTGCTCGCCGAACTCGACGCCGCGGGCATCGACGACCTGCCCGACCTGGTGAAGATGACCGCCGAACTCACCGCGATCCGGGACGAGCTGGCCTCGGCGCGTGCCTGGGCGCCGATGGCCGAGCACGCGATCGCGTTGGAGCAGACCGAGGATCGGATGCGCGCGCTCCATCCGACCCCGGGGCGGGTCCAGGCCGTGGACGTGGCGGTGGCCGGCGAGCTGACCGTTCCCGAGGCGGTGCTGCGCGAGGCGGAGATCGCCGCGACGACGCTCCTGCGGCTCACCCCGTTCCCGTTCGGCGATCCGGCATGGAAGGACTGGCACGCCCGGTTCCTGGACCGCTACGGCGCGGGCGCGGTCGTCGGTGTGCGCGAGGTGATCGCCGACTCCGGGCTGGGTTTCCCCGCCGGGTTTCTCGGCGCGGCCCGGCCGCGCGCCGCGCACCTCGTCACCGAACGCGACGTCACCCTCCTGCGGCTGATCCAGCGCGCCAGCACCGAGGGCCGGGCCGAGATCGCCGTGACCGAGTCCGTCCTCGAGGATCTCCGCGTCGGTGACCACGCGAAACTCATCGCGCCCGCTCGAGCGGAGCTGGCGTTCCAGCTTCATGCCACCTCATCCGAAGCCCTGGAACGCGGGCATTTCCAGTTGTGGGTCACCGGCGCTCCGATGCACGCCACCAGCATGGCCGGACGCTTCACCCGCCTGCTGTCCGAACAGGACCGGGAACGGCTGGCCGCCAGCTACGCCCCGGATTGCGCCGACGTCGCCTGCGCGCAGCTGTCGTTCCCGCCACGGCGCGAGGGCAACGAGAACATCGTGCGCGTACCCCGGTTCCTGCCGTACCTGATCCCTCTCGGCGAACACCACGCCACCGAGCGGACCGTGATCGAGCTGGACGATCTGGCGGTGACCGCCGACGCCGATGAGATCGCGCTTGTGCGGATCTCCACCGGCCGGCGGGTCCAGCCGCACATCCCGCACGCGCTGCAGAACACCATCCAGACCCCGCCGCTGGCGCGGTTCCTGGCCGAGGTCGCCTCCGCGCGCCGCGCGGTGTACGGCCCGTTCGGCTACGGCGTCGCCGACGACCTGCCGTTCGTGCCCCGCATCCGCCACGGCCGCGCCGTCCTCTCGCCCGCCCGCTGGCACCTCACCCCCACTGACGTCCCACCCGCCGCGGGCACCGGTTCCTGGGACGAGGCGCTGCACACCTGGCGGGCACGGTGGCGGGTGCCCTCGGCGGTCGTCCTGGTCGAAGGTGAACTCCGGCTCCCGCTCGACCTGGACGACCACGCTGATCGCGCACTGTTGCGCAGCCGCCTGGAACGCAACCGGACCGGCCACCTCGAACTGCGCGAGGCCGGACCTCACGAACCCGGCGGCTGGGCCGGGCGCCCCTGCGAACTAGTGGTCCCACTGCGCGCCGCCCCACCGGCCAAGACACCGGGGCACGACGAGACACGAGCAGCCCGGCCACACGTCGCGGTGCGCCGCTCGGACACGGCGATGCCAGGCAGGGCAGGAATCATCCGCGCACACCTGCACGCCCATCCCACACGGTTCGACGAGATCCTCACCGACTACCTGCCCGGCCTGATCACCGGCGTCAACACCGAGCACGGCGCCGCGCCGTGGTGGTTCTGGCGACATCACGACCCCGCCCGAGCCGACTGCGACCAGCACCTCGTGCTGTGCCTGCGTACCCGCCCCGACACCCACGAGGCCGTGGCCGCCCAGCTCACGGATTGGGCCGGCACCCTGAGCGAGGCAGGTCTGCTCGCCGAACTCACCTACGCCTCCGCAACACCATCCCCGGCCGCCCTCGGCCACACCCCGGAAACACGCGACGCCCTCGACGAGGTGTTCACCGCGGACTCGGTGGCCGCCGTGGAACAGCTGCGCTGTGCGAAACGCACCGAAACACCCGGCCAAGCCCTTGCGGCGGCCTCCATGACCGAGATCGTCGCGTCACTGGCGACCTCCCCGCAGCTCGGATTGCGCGACCTGGTCGACCTGCTGCCTCACGAACCCGGCAAGCTCGACCGCGCGCTCGCCGACGCCGCACTCGCCCTCGTCGACCACCACGGCCAGCTGCGGCCCCTACCCGGCGGAGACGCCGTCACCGAGGCGTGGCAGCAGCGCCACCACGCCCTCGCCTCCTACCGCGAACGCGCGGCACACGACGAAAGCGTCGAGGAACGGCTAGTGCTGCGGACGCTGCTGCACAGCCACCACCTGCGCGCGGTGAGCGTGGACCCCGGCACGGAAAAGGTCACCGCTCGCCTCGCCCGAGCCACCGCCCAGCGCCGCCTCGCCCTTCTCCGCCAGGACCGAGCATGA
- a CDS encoding FxLD family lanthipeptide has protein sequence MTLALTSPAEEADEFSLDLTVIADSLPLAKMSCDTSDNCGGTTCGSACTSHVATPL, from the coding sequence ATGACCCTGGCCCTTACCTCCCCGGCCGAGGAGGCCGACGAGTTCTCGCTGGATCTGACGGTGATCGCCGACAGCCTGCCGCTGGCGAAGATGTCGTGCGACACCAGCGACAACTGCGGCGGCACGACCTGCGGGTCCGCCTGCACCAGCCACGTCGCCACGCCTCTGTGA
- the fxlM gene encoding methyltransferase, FxLD system, translating to MKEGTAISTPEHTDTDAARAAEDPDELRKAMIAELWEMGAIRSDRVAAVFDGVPRHLFAPEATPAQAYKARDAVHVKRDERGVPISTVSSPQLQAGMLEQADIRPGMRALEIGSGGVNAAMMAWLAGPGGQVTTVDIDSDVTERARRLLDAAGYERVNVILADAETGIADFAPYDRIIVTVGAWDIPQAWLDQLAPDGRLVVPLRVRGLTRSLELVREGDHLVSRSAEICGFVAMQGDGAHQEQLVPLRGTDAVMRFDDGWPCEQVPDLDGVLDTPRAQAWTGVRIGGAESFETLQLWLATVFPGFGKLRAEASLRPVLVDEGTVWFDSAAIEGDSVAYLTTRGVEPGIAEFGAHAFGPHADDLVTAFCEQIRAWDRDQRHGPGPTFGVWPPGTPDERLPDGVVVDKRHQRITMSWPSPTGQEHQEVTEKE from the coding sequence ATGAAAGAAGGTACTGCTATCAGCACACCTGAACACACCGACACCGATGCCGCCCGCGCGGCCGAGGACCCCGACGAGTTGCGGAAGGCGATGATCGCCGAGTTGTGGGAGATGGGGGCGATCCGCAGCGACCGGGTCGCCGCCGTGTTCGACGGGGTGCCCCGGCATCTGTTCGCCCCCGAGGCGACACCGGCGCAGGCGTACAAGGCTCGCGACGCGGTGCATGTGAAGCGGGACGAGCGCGGCGTGCCGATCAGCACGGTGTCCTCGCCGCAGCTGCAGGCCGGGATGCTGGAGCAGGCCGACATCCGCCCCGGGATGCGGGCACTGGAGATCGGCTCCGGCGGGGTGAACGCGGCCATGATGGCGTGGCTGGCCGGACCCGGCGGGCAGGTCACCACCGTCGACATCGACTCCGACGTCACCGAACGCGCCCGGCGGCTGCTGGACGCCGCCGGCTACGAGCGGGTCAACGTCATCCTCGCCGACGCCGAGACCGGGATCGCCGACTTCGCACCCTACGACCGGATCATCGTCACGGTCGGCGCCTGGGACATCCCGCAGGCGTGGCTGGACCAGCTCGCCCCCGACGGTCGGCTGGTGGTGCCGCTGCGGGTGCGGGGACTGACCCGTTCCCTGGAACTGGTCCGCGAGGGCGATCACCTGGTGAGCCGGTCGGCGGAGATCTGCGGATTCGTCGCCATGCAGGGCGACGGAGCGCACCAGGAGCAGCTGGTGCCGCTGCGCGGTACCGACGCGGTGATGCGGTTCGACGACGGCTGGCCCTGCGAGCAGGTCCCCGACCTGGACGGCGTCCTGGACACCCCGCGTGCGCAGGCGTGGACGGGTGTGCGGATCGGCGGAGCCGAGTCGTTCGAAACGCTGCAACTGTGGCTGGCCACCGTTTTCCCGGGGTTCGGCAAGCTGCGCGCCGAGGCGTCGCTGCGGCCGGTACTGGTCGACGAGGGCACCGTGTGGTTCGACTCCGCTGCCATCGAGGGTGACTCGGTCGCGTATCTGACTACGCGAGGTGTCGAACCCGGGATCGCCGAATTCGGCGCGCACGCCTTCGGCCCGCACGCGGACGACCTCGTCACCGCGTTCTGCGAGCAGATCCGCGCGTGGGACCGCGACCAGCGCCACGGCCCTGGGCCCACCTTCGGCGTGTGGCCGCCCGGCACCCCGGACGAGCGGCTGCCCGACGGCGTGGTTGTCGACAAGCGGCACCAGCGCATCACGATGTCCTGGCCTTCCCCGACAGGCCAGGAACACCAAGAAGTAACCGAGAAGGAGTGA
- a CDS encoding IS110 family transposase, producing the protein MLGAGIDWAESFHDVALGRPGEGVIEQFRIDHTAAGVGRLVARCLELETDPADVRIVLETRHGLLVEALTDAGFTVLPVNPDVVARRRGPAKKKDDAEDARICCLLALDQFLELRKLIPHGELAGELRAIARDDERAARDERRLLNRLRADLLAIFPAALAIAGGDLGSPVMLKLLSRWPGHDQLAAAGPGDIAAFARAAKHGWPDRFAARVADALDADRLPVKEYLVRAKSGTIALTATQLLAIRDQRRAWERRMAELLLGSARHGRAKQPKEPDPGKAIPGGEIYLSFPGLGDRLAARIAGEIGDDITQFDTPNGLQCYGGTAPVTRRSGRSEFVVARRLAHNHYLGTAVTALPESPQGYSSKFPS; encoded by the coding sequence TTGCTGGGAGCAGGTATCGACTGGGCGGAGTCTTTTCATGATGTGGCCCTGGGCCGCCCGGGCGAGGGAGTGATCGAGCAATTCCGTATTGACCACACCGCGGCGGGAGTCGGTCGGCTTGTGGCTCGCTGCCTGGAATTGGAGACCGACCCGGCCGACGTGCGGATCGTGCTGGAAACACGACACGGTCTTCTGGTCGAGGCGTTGACTGATGCGGGCTTCACGGTCCTGCCGGTCAATCCGGATGTGGTGGCCCGCCGCCGGGGGCCGGCCAAGAAGAAAGACGACGCCGAGGACGCCCGGATTTGCTGCTTGCTGGCATTGGATCAGTTCCTGGAGCTGCGGAAACTGATCCCGCACGGTGAGTTGGCGGGCGAATTGCGCGCGATCGCCCGAGACGACGAACGCGCCGCCCGCGACGAACGAAGGCTGCTCAACCGGCTGCGTGCGGACTTGCTGGCCATCTTCCCGGCCGCTCTGGCCATCGCCGGCGGCGACCTCGGCTCGCCGGTCATGCTGAAGCTGTTGAGCCGCTGGCCAGGCCATGACCAACTGGCCGCAGCCGGCCCCGGCGACATCGCCGCGTTCGCTCGCGCCGCTAAACACGGCTGGCCCGACCGCTTCGCCGCCCGCGTCGCTGACGCCCTGGACGCTGACCGGTTGCCGGTCAAAGAGTATCTGGTGCGCGCGAAATCCGGCACGATCGCGCTGACTGCGACCCAATTGCTGGCCATCCGCGATCAACGGAGGGCGTGGGAACGCCGCATGGCGGAATTGCTGCTCGGATCGGCCCGTCATGGCCGCGCGAAACAACCGAAGGAGCCTGATCCGGGAAAAGCGATCCCGGGCGGTGAGATCTACCTGAGTTTCCCCGGGCTCGGGGACCGGCTCGCCGCCCGGATAGCCGGAGAAATCGGAGACGACATCACCCAGTTCGACACACCCAACGGGTTGCAGTGCTATGGCGGCACCGCCCCCGTCACCCGACGCTCCGGCCGGAGCGAGTTCGTCGTCGCCCGCCGTTTGGCGCATAACCACTACCTGGGCACCGCCGTGACGGCGCTCCCTGAAAGTCCCCAGGGGTACTCGTCGAAATTCCCCAGCTGA
- a CDS encoding ATP-binding protein, whose amino-acid sequence MTAAMLDRLLHRATVVGIDGPSYRLRTHQSTSDKLRKAVNAHVS is encoded by the coding sequence ATAACCGCGGCGATGCTGGACCGGCTGCTGCACCGCGCGACCGTCGTCGGCATCGACGGCCCCTCCTACCGACTCCGCACCCATCAGTCCACATCGGACAAGCTGCGCAAGGCGGTGAACGCGCATGTCTCCTGA
- a CDS encoding site-specific integrase gives MADGLVLDPVDRFLAHLTAIDRSPNTVRAYAHDLRDYFEFLHCRGLHWDRVALEDLGRFVTWLRLPVGARDGRVAMLPWVEANLAAATVNRKLSALASFYEFHQRHGVELGELLTRWRPGRRGGSWQPFLAHLGARPERHRAISLRAERRPPRELSQAEMTALIGSCDRLRDKFLLNLLKGTGLRIGEALGLRHEDLDARRRLVAVRPRRNVNRARAKTWSREVPADADLFRLYSDYLHEEYGTLDCDYVFVNLWGSPVGAPMSYATVDRLVRRLRARTGIAFSPHLFRHSYATGLLRRGVAAEIVQHLLGHASISTTVDTYSHLGVEDARRALAAAGFLDAPATTEPTA, from the coding sequence GTGGCCGACGGCCTGGTGCTGGATCCGGTGGATCGGTTCCTGGCGCATCTGACCGCGATCGACCGCTCCCCGAACACCGTGCGCGCCTATGCCCATGATCTGCGGGACTATTTCGAGTTCCTGCACTGCCGTGGCCTGCACTGGGATCGGGTCGCGCTGGAGGATCTGGGCCGGTTCGTGACGTGGCTGAGGTTGCCGGTCGGGGCCCGCGATGGACGGGTGGCGATGCTGCCCTGGGTGGAGGCGAATCTCGCTGCCGCGACGGTGAATCGCAAGCTGTCGGCTTTGGCGTCGTTCTATGAGTTTCATCAGCGGCACGGTGTCGAGCTCGGTGAGTTGCTGACGCGGTGGCGGCCGGGCCGCCGCGGCGGGTCGTGGCAGCCGTTCCTGGCGCACCTGGGCGCACGGCCGGAGCGGCACCGCGCGATCTCGCTGCGAGCAGAGCGGCGGCCGCCACGGGAGCTGAGCCAGGCGGAGATGACGGCGCTGATCGGTTCTTGCGACCGGTTGCGGGACAAGTTCCTGCTGAACCTGTTGAAGGGCACGGGATTGCGGATCGGTGAGGCGCTGGGGTTGCGGCACGAAGATCTCGACGCCCGCCGTCGGCTGGTCGCGGTTCGGCCCCGGAGGAACGTGAACCGAGCGCGGGCAAAGACGTGGTCACGGGAAGTTCCCGCCGATGCTGACCTGTTCCGCCTCTACAGCGATTACCTGCACGAGGAATACGGGACGCTGGACTGTGACTACGTGTTCGTCAATCTCTGGGGCTCGCCGGTCGGCGCGCCGATGAGCTACGCCACCGTCGACCGACTGGTGCGCCGCCTGCGAGCCCGCACCGGGATCGCGTTCTCGCCGCATCTGTTCCGCCACAGCTACGCCACCGGGTTGCTGCGCCGCGGGGTCGCCGCCGAGATCGTCCAGCACTTGCTCGGGCACGCCAGCATCAGCACCACCGTCGACACCTACTCCCATCTGGGTGTCGAGGACGCTCGTCGCGCCCTGGCCGCGGCCGGGTTCCTCGACGCGCCAGCGACAACGGAGCCGACCGCATGA